AGGGTCGCGACGACGGCGAGCGCGGCGGCGACCGTACGGCGCACGGTTGCGAACGGGCTGATTTCGGGCATGGCGGAGCCAGGTGTGGCGGTTCTGGGCATGACGGAGCTCTCTCTGTGTTCTCGCCGCGCCCCGAGAAGGGTCCGCAGGGGGCGAGTGCTTACATCCGGTTTCCGTCACCGCGAGTGGGTGCGGAATCAGCTGAATGGATCCGGGCAGGACGGAACACGCCAGGCCAGGGCGGGTCCCATGACATGCGGATCACTATACACACGATGTATACGCAGAGTTTATAGAGGTCCGGAAGGCGCCCCTCTGCGCGCACCAATACGGTGAACCCACCCAATTCGCAGGTAGCGGTGCCCAGTTACGGGAACAGGGTCCGGGACAGGCAAGGAACTGATCCGACGGACAGGCTCCTGGCCCTCGTCCGAGGAGGCCACCGAAACGATGGACGTCAACCTCACGCTCGTCCTGGCGGTCGCCGCCGTCGCGTGCCTCGCGATGCTGATCGCGACGGTCGTTCTGTTCGTCAAGGTCTTCCGGACCCGCGCGCTGCTGCGCCAGGCCGGGGTACCGCTGAGCAACCGCGCCGCGTACTGGGGTGCCCTCATCTATGTGGTGAGCCCGGTCGATCTGCTGCCCGACCCCGTCTACCTCGACGACATCGGCGTCCTGCTGCTCGCCCTGCGCTCCCTGCACGCGGTGTCGGCCAAGGCGGTGGGCGGTCCGCGACGAAGGGAGCGGCAGCGCACCGACGCGTGAGCCCTCGGGGGTACCGGCCTCCAAGCGGCGAATCGGCTCTGCGATCCTGGCGGCATGGTGTTCACCCCGTCGGCTCCCGCGCCGATCTCGGCGGATCCGCCCACCGCGTCGACCGGTCTCCTGCTCACGCAGTCCTGGCTCGATCTGGCCTTTCTGCACTGGGCGGCCGACCCCGCGGACGTGGCGCCGCTCCTGCCGCCGGGCACGGTCCCGGACACCCTGCACGGCAAGACCTACATCGGACTGGTCGCGTTCCGGATGCACCGGGTGGGCTGGTTCCGGCTGCCCGGCATTCCGTATCTGGGGACCTTTCCCGAGACCAACGTCCGTCTCTACTCGGTGGACGCGCACGGGCGCCGCGGCGTGGTCTTCCGCTCGCTCGACGCGTCGCGGCTGATACCGGTCGCGGTCGCGCGAGCGGCGTTCCGGCTGCCGTATCTCTGGTCACGCATGAGCGTCGAACGGAGCGGCGACACCTTCACGTACACCAGCAGACGGCGCTGGCCCGGCCCCCGGGGCGCGGGCAGCCGTATCGAACTGCGGGTCGGTGGGCGCCTGGAGGAGCCGAGCGAGCTCGAACACTTCCTGACCGCGCGCTGGGGCATGCACAGCACGTTCTTCGGCCGGCAGATGTATCTGCCGAACGCGCACCCGCGCTGGGCGTTGCACCACGCGGATCTCGTGGAGTGCACGGAGGATCTGGTGACGGCGGCGGGACTGCCCGCGCCTGCCGGGGACCCGGTGAGCGTGCTGTACTCGCCGGGCGTCCCGGTGAGTTTCGGACGGCCGGCGCGTCCGGGCGGCATCCCGACTCCGTGACGCGATGGGCGTCGCCGGAACAACACCCGCGTCCAGGGCCCTGAACGCGAAGGATCGCGGACGAGGAGTCCCGTCCGCGATCCTTCATGCACCGTGAAGTGGCCCTCGCCGGGCCCCTGTTCGGTCAGCTGACCCGGTGGACCAGCTGGGTGTTCAGTTCGTAGCGCGCGGCGGCGATCTCCAGCTCGCCCGTAGCCACCTTGGCGGCGAGATCCGGCTCACCCGCCAGCCGCGAACGGACCAGTTCGGCCTGCGCGCTGACCGTGGCGTCCACCCGCGCGTCGCCCTCCTGCGAGTGGTCGATCGCGGGCTTGATCTGGTCGGCTATGTACTGGATGTGGGCGGGCAGGGGCTCCCCGGTCTCCTCCGCGTGCACGGCCGCGGACACGGCGCCGCACGACTGGTGACCGAGGACGAGGACCAGCGGGATGCCGAGTTCCAGGACGCCGTACGCGACGCTGCCGAGCACGGCCTCGTCCAGGACCTCACCGGCCGAGCGGACGGTCATGAGGTCACCGAGCCCCTGGTCGAAGACCAGCTCCGGCGGAACACGGGAGTCGATGCAGCCGAGTATCAGGGCGAACGGGACCTGGCCGGAGACCAGTTCCTGCCGCACCGCCCTCGACTCGTTCGGGTGCTGCTGCTTGAAGGTGCGCCACCGGCGGTTGCCGACCGAGAGTTCGGCCAGCGCGGCGGCGGGTGTGGAGGGCCTCTTGGTACGCGAGATGGGGGTCCGGGTGACGGCGCCCGCCGGCCCGGCCCCGCCGATGAGTGCGCTTCCGGCGGCGGTCGAGAGCGCCGCGGTGGCAACGGAAGCACGGAGCAGCGCGCGGCGGCTGGTCGTCACCGGCGTCTGTGCGTGTGGGGTGATTTTCACGTACGGAAGCTAACGCCCGTAATATTAACGGACTTTCATGCATGCCAACTCTTGGTGTGCCCTTGAACATCCCTTGGCTATGCGTGATCCGAGTGTGACAACTGACGGTCTTTTCGCGACGGTCGGTTGCCGAAGAGGCCGCTGAACGCCCGGTCAGCTCACCCCGCGCGGGCGGAACTGAATGCTGATGCGCGCCCCGACGGCACGCGCGGTCTTGGGGATCGCGTGCTCCCAGGTGCGCTGACAGGAGCCGCCCATCACGATGAGGTCGCCGTGCCCGAGCGGCTGTCGGATGACGGAGCCGTGGCGCCGCCGGGGCCGTAGCGTCAGATCGCGTGGGGCGCCGACGGAGAGGATCGCGACCATGGTGTCCTCGCGGGAGCCCCGGCCGG
The nucleotide sequence above comes from Streptomyces sp. NBC_01716. Encoded proteins:
- a CDS encoding YkvA family protein; amino-acid sequence: MDVNLTLVLAVAAVACLAMLIATVVLFVKVFRTRALLRQAGVPLSNRAAYWGALIYVVSPVDLLPDPVYLDDIGVLLLALRSLHAVSAKAVGGPRRRERQRTDA
- a CDS encoding YqjF family protein, with translation MVFTPSAPAPISADPPTASTGLLLTQSWLDLAFLHWAADPADVAPLLPPGTVPDTLHGKTYIGLVAFRMHRVGWFRLPGIPYLGTFPETNVRLYSVDAHGRRGVVFRSLDASRLIPVAVARAAFRLPYLWSRMSVERSGDTFTYTSRRRWPGPRGAGSRIELRVGGRLEEPSELEHFLTARWGMHSTFFGRQMYLPNAHPRWALHHADLVECTEDLVTAAGLPAPAGDPVSVLYSPGVPVSFGRPARPGGIPTP
- a CDS encoding carbonic anhydrase, with amino-acid sequence MKITPHAQTPVTTSRRALLRASVATAALSTAAGSALIGGAGPAGAVTRTPISRTKRPSTPAAALAELSVGNRRWRTFKQQHPNESRAVRQELVSGQVPFALILGCIDSRVPPELVFDQGLGDLMTVRSAGEVLDEAVLGSVAYGVLELGIPLVLVLGHQSCGAVSAAVHAEETGEPLPAHIQYIADQIKPAIDHSQEGDARVDATVSAQAELVRSRLAGEPDLAAKVATGELEIAAARYELNTQLVHRVS